A stretch of the Microtus pennsylvanicus isolate mMicPen1 chromosome 16, mMicPen1.hap1, whole genome shotgun sequence genome encodes the following:
- the LOC142836373 gene encoding large ribosomal subunit protein eL27-like, with the protein MGKFMKPGKVVLVLAGHYSGCKAVIVKNIDDGTSDRPYSHALVAGIDRYPRKVTAAMGKKKVAKRSKIKSFVKVYNYNHLMPTRYSVDIPLDKTVVNKDVFRDPALNRKARREAKAKFEEQYKTGKNKWFFQKLCF; encoded by the coding sequence ATGGGCAAGTTCATGAAACCCGGGAAAGTGGTGCTCGTCCTGGCTGGACACTACTCGGGATGCAAAGCCGTCATCGTGAAGAACATTGATGATGGCACCTCAGACCGCCCTTACAGCCATGCCCTGGTGGCAGGAATTGACCGCTATCCCAGAAAAGTGACAGCTGCCATGGGCAAGAAGAAAGTCGCTAAGAGATCCAAGATCAAGTCCTTTGTGAAGGTTTATAACTACAACCACCTGATGCCCACAAGGTACTCTGTGGACATCCCCCTGGACAAAACTGTTGTCAACAAGGATGTCTTTAGGGACCCAGCCCTAAATCGCAAGGCAAGGCGGGAAGCCAAGGCCAAATTTGAGGAACAATACAAGACAGGGAAGAACAAATGGTTTTTCCAGAAGCTTTGCTTTTAg